A section of the Streptomyces sp. SCL15-4 genome encodes:
- a CDS encoding MFS transporter, with translation MNVVAATDKASGRDGGSGRVRGAVRAVGRALRFPVTGAARGIRRVTHAHGAGESGLGKLIELHAVNGAGDVMVTVALASTVFFSVPTDEARGRVALYLAITMAPFTVLAPVIGPLLDRLPHGRRAAMAAAMLARALLALVISAAVASGGLELYPAALGVLVASKAYGVVRSAVVPRLLPRGFSLVKANSRVTLAGLLATGAAAPAAAGLHALGDPWPLYGAFVIFAAGTFLSFSLPPGVDSAKGEDVALLASDARRPRDGQGRRPGLRSVGPAVTYALGANASLRCLSGFLIFFLAFLLREHPLAGQSAAVSLGIVGVSAGAGNALGTAVGAWLRSRAPEIIIVTVVAVVLGVAVVAGLFFGTFLVAALAAVAGCAQALGKLALDALIQRDVPEAVRTSAFARSETLLQMAWVFGGAVGIVMPLDGTVGLLTGAVFVAAGWLTTLRGLLASARGGGCRARVA, from the coding sequence ATGAACGTCGTGGCAGCCACGGACAAGGCAAGTGGGCGGGACGGCGGTTCGGGCCGGGTGCGCGGCGCCGTCCGCGCGGTCGGCCGTGCCCTGCGCTTTCCGGTCACCGGCGCGGCGCGCGGTATTCGCAGGGTCACGCACGCGCACGGCGCGGGCGAGTCGGGCCTCGGCAAGCTCATCGAACTGCACGCGGTGAACGGCGCCGGGGACGTCATGGTCACCGTGGCGCTGGCGTCGACCGTGTTCTTCTCGGTGCCCACCGACGAGGCGCGCGGCCGGGTCGCGCTGTATCTCGCCATCACCATGGCCCCGTTCACGGTCCTCGCTCCCGTCATCGGACCGCTGCTGGACCGGCTGCCGCACGGGCGGCGGGCCGCGATGGCGGCCGCGATGCTGGCGCGGGCGCTGCTCGCGCTGGTGATCTCCGCGGCGGTGGCGAGCGGCGGACTGGAGCTGTATCCGGCCGCGCTGGGCGTGCTGGTGGCGTCCAAGGCGTACGGCGTGGTGCGCAGCGCCGTCGTGCCACGGCTGCTGCCACGGGGGTTCTCGCTGGTGAAGGCCAATTCCCGGGTGACCCTCGCGGGGCTGCTGGCCACCGGGGCCGCCGCGCCGGCGGCGGCCGGGCTGCACGCGCTCGGCGATCCGTGGCCGCTGTACGGCGCCTTCGTGATCTTCGCTGCCGGGACGTTTCTGTCGTTCTCCCTGCCGCCCGGGGTGGACTCGGCCAAGGGCGAGGACGTGGCGCTGCTGGCGTCCGACGCGCGGCGCCCGCGCGACGGGCAGGGCAGGCGGCCGGGGCTGCGCTCGGTCGGGCCCGCGGTCACCTACGCCCTCGGCGCCAACGCGTCCCTGCGCTGTCTGTCCGGTTTCCTGATCTTCTTCCTGGCGTTCCTGCTGCGCGAGCATCCGCTGGCCGGGCAGAGCGCGGCGGTCTCGCTGGGCATCGTGGGTGTCTCGGCGGGCGCGGGCAACGCGCTGGGGACGGCCGTGGGGGCCTGGCTCAGGTCGCGCGCACCGGAGATCATCATCGTGACCGTCGTCGCGGTGGTGCTCGGCGTGGCGGTGGTCGCCGGACTGTTCTTCGGGACGTTCCTGGTGGCCGCTCTCGCGGCGGTCGCCGGGTGCGCGCAGGCGCTGGGCAAGCTGGCGCTGGACGCGCTGATCCAGCGGGACGTGCCGGAGGCGGTGCGCACCTCGGCGTTCGCCCGCTCGGAGACGCTGTTGCAGATGGCGTGGGTGTTCGGCGGCGCGGTCGGCATCGTGATGCCGCTGGACGGCACGGTGGGTCTGCTGACCGGCGCGGTGTTCGTGGCGGCCGGCTGGCTGACCACCCTGCGCGGGCTGCTCGCGTCGGCCCGGGGCGGCGGCTGCCGGGCACGCGTGGCGTAA
- a CDS encoding HAD family hydrolase — MSPMASTLTVGFDLDMTLIDSRPGIRACYRALAERTGTFIDADLAVTRLGPPLVEELAHWFPPARVPEVADLYREMYPSIAIAASPAMAGAREAVDAVRAAGGRTMVVTAKYEPNAKLHLSHLGIEPDVVVGDLWAEQKAEALREHGASVYVGDHVGDVRGARAAGAFSVAVATGPCPAEELGAAGADVVLTDLSAFPAWLDGYREAPGAASRD, encoded by the coding sequence ATGTCCCCCATGGCCTCCACCTTGACCGTCGGTTTCGACCTGGACATGACCCTCATCGACTCCCGTCCGGGCATCCGCGCGTGCTACCGCGCCCTGGCGGAGCGAACCGGCACGTTCATCGACGCCGATCTCGCCGTGACCCGGCTCGGCCCGCCGCTCGTGGAGGAGCTGGCCCACTGGTTCCCGCCCGCGCGGGTGCCCGAGGTGGCCGATCTGTACCGGGAGATGTACCCCTCCATAGCCATCGCCGCGTCGCCCGCGATGGCCGGCGCCCGGGAGGCGGTCGACGCGGTGCGCGCGGCCGGCGGACGGACGATGGTGGTGACGGCGAAGTACGAGCCGAACGCCAAGCTGCACCTGAGCCACCTCGGCATCGAGCCGGACGTGGTCGTCGGCGACCTGTGGGCCGAGCAGAAGGCGGAGGCACTGCGCGAGCACGGCGCGTCCGTGTACGTCGGCGATCACGTCGGAGACGTCCGCGGGGCGCGCGCCGCGGGTGCGTTTTCGGTCGCCGTCGCGACCGGACCGTGCCCGGCCGAGGAGCTGGGCGCGGCCGGCGCGGACGTCGTGCTGACCGATCTGTCCGCCTTCCCGGCGTGGCTGGACGGCTACCGCGAGGCGCCCGGCGCGGCCTCCCGCGACTGA
- a CDS encoding DUF2771 domain-containing protein → MTTLQSAVRRRRAVAVAGAVSAGLLVLSACDKPTPVATITVGGNSVSSEALCYNDGDKLTADSLKDCVKNSDDVKSIEVGQDDTVRIGVDPKLADEGWIVLVNGRQFTDLSKKTYRTLPSNAFFSAQYGTQGETNTLAIQVGEKENKGMWSFKLKQHKD, encoded by the coding sequence ATGACCACGCTGCAATCCGCTGTGCGACGCCGCCGCGCCGTCGCCGTTGCCGGCGCCGTTTCCGCCGGACTGCTCGTCCTGTCGGCCTGTGACAAGCCGACTCCCGTCGCGACGATCACCGTCGGCGGGAACTCGGTCAGCTCCGAGGCCCTTTGCTACAACGACGGCGACAAGCTCACCGCCGACTCGCTGAAGGACTGTGTCAAGAACTCCGACGACGTGAAGTCGATCGAGGTCGGCCAGGACGACACCGTCCGCATCGGCGTCGACCCGAAGCTCGCCGACGAGGGCTGGATCGTGCTGGTCAACGGCCGCCAGTTCACCGACCTCAGCAAGAAGACGTACCGCACGCTCCCGAGCAACGCCTTCTTCAGCGCCCAGTACGGCACGCAGGGCGAGACCAACACGCTCGCGATCCAGGTGGGCGAGAAGGAGAACAAGGGCATGTGGTCCTTCAAGCTGAAGCAGCACAAGGACTGA
- a CDS encoding glycosyltransferase 87 family protein has product MCKRTVMPRLPLPPALLLLALSLASFATLCALRGAPMADLLVYRAEGAAVAHGADLYGFTVTEWRLPATYPPFAAILFVPAAWLSVPVLKAAFLAGNVLLLAALVVLSARLARRTPAPPLVCAATALALWLEPVFQTLLFGQVNLAVACLTLWDLTRPPGARWAGAALGIAAGIKLTPAVFLAWLLLRGRVREAATALAAFAGTVALGAVLLPSATVSFWGRQLWQTGRIGKAWIVDNQSLQGLIARLLGDPAPGPGWVLPAAVTGAAGLWLAARARHDRHGILLTGFTALLVCPISWSHHWVWCVPLLAVLLGDGHRRAAAVTAAVFTARTLWLVPHAGDRDLHLPWWQQPAASPYPLLALVLLAWAAAARRRPRQAAPSARISSASTIR; this is encoded by the coding sequence GTGTGCAAACGGACGGTGATGCCCCGCCTGCCCCTCCCACCTGCCCTGCTCCTCCTCGCCCTCTCCCTCGCCTCGTTCGCCACGCTGTGCGCCCTGCGCGGCGCACCCATGGCCGACCTCCTCGTCTACCGCGCGGAGGGCGCGGCCGTGGCCCACGGCGCCGACCTGTACGGCTTCACCGTCACCGAGTGGCGGCTCCCCGCGACCTACCCGCCCTTCGCGGCGATCCTGTTCGTCCCGGCGGCCTGGCTGTCCGTACCCGTCCTGAAGGCGGCGTTCCTCGCGGGCAACGTGCTCCTGCTCGCGGCCCTCGTCGTCCTGTCCGCCCGCCTGGCCCGGCGCACCCCGGCCCCGCCCCTGGTCTGCGCCGCCACCGCCCTCGCCCTCTGGCTCGAACCGGTCTTCCAGACGCTGCTGTTCGGCCAGGTGAACCTGGCTGTCGCCTGCCTGACCCTGTGGGACCTGACCCGGCCCCCGGGCGCCCGGTGGGCGGGAGCGGCCCTCGGGATCGCGGCCGGGATCAAGCTCACCCCGGCCGTTTTCCTGGCCTGGCTGCTCTTGCGCGGCCGGGTCCGGGAGGCCGCGACGGCTCTCGCGGCCTTCGCAGGGACGGTCGCGCTCGGCGCCGTCCTGCTGCCCTCGGCGACCGTCTCCTTCTGGGGCCGGCAGCTGTGGCAGACCGGCCGGATCGGCAAGGCGTGGATCGTGGACAACCAGTCCCTCCAGGGACTGATCGCGCGGCTGCTCGGCGATCCCGCGCCCGGTCCCGGCTGGGTGCTGCCGGCGGCGGTCACCGGCGCCGCGGGCCTGTGGCTGGCGGCCCGCGCCCGCCACGACCGGCACGGCATCCTGCTCACCGGGTTCACGGCCCTGCTGGTCTGCCCGATCAGCTGGTCCCACCACTGGGTGTGGTGCGTGCCGCTGCTCGCGGTGCTGCTCGGCGACGGCCACCGCCGGGCGGCGGCCGTCACCGCGGCGGTCTTCACCGCCCGCACCCTGTGGCTCGTCCCGCACGCGGGCGACCGGGACCTGCACCTGCCGTGGTGGCAGCAGCCGGCGGCGTCGCCGTACCCGCTGCTGGCACTCGTCCTGCTGGCGTGGGCGGCGGCAGCGCGCCGCCGCCCACGTCAGGCCGCGCCCTCCGCCAGGATCTCGTCGGCGTCCACGATCCGGTAG
- a CDS encoding futalosine hydrolase: MVLQAEAAQGLTTPAVPVLVATAVPAERDAVARALPAPAREVRLPGAVLCRTDAGWDLLAAGVGPALAAASTAAALTAAALAGRPYGLVVSAGIGGGFQPGAPLGSLVVADAITAADLGAETADGFLPVTELGFGTVTHRPPESAVRVAAEALGARTGTVLTVSTVTGTAARAAALRARHPGALAEGMEGFGVAEAAAAHDVPVLEIRAVSNPVGPRDRAAWRIGDALAALTEGFGKLAPALESWNPHDHQ; encoded by the coding sequence GTGGTCCTTCAAGCTGAAGCAGCACAAGGACTGACCACGCCTGCCGTCCCGGTCCTCGTCGCCACCGCGGTCCCCGCCGAGCGGGACGCGGTGGCGAGGGCGCTGCCCGCGCCGGCCCGGGAGGTCCGGCTGCCCGGCGCGGTCCTGTGCCGTACCGACGCGGGCTGGGACCTGCTCGCCGCCGGTGTCGGACCGGCGCTCGCCGCCGCCTCCACCGCCGCCGCGCTGACCGCCGCCGCGCTGGCCGGCCGGCCCTACGGCCTGGTCGTCTCGGCCGGGATCGGCGGCGGCTTCCAGCCCGGGGCGCCGCTCGGCTCGCTCGTCGTCGCCGACGCGATCACCGCGGCCGACCTGGGCGCCGAGACCGCCGACGGCTTCCTCCCGGTCACCGAACTCGGCTTCGGAACCGTCACCCACCGCCCGCCGGAATCAGCCGTACGAGTCGCCGCCGAGGCCCTCGGCGCCCGTACCGGGACGGTCCTGACCGTCTCCACGGTGACCGGCACCGCCGCCCGCGCCGCCGCCCTGCGGGCCCGCCACCCCGGCGCGCTCGCCGAGGGCATGGAGGGGTTCGGGGTGGCGGAGGCCGCCGCCGCGCACGACGTGCCCGTGCTGGAGATCCGCGCCGTCTCCAACCCGGTCGGGCCTCGGGACCGGGCCGCCTGGCGCATCGGCGACGCGCTCGCCGCCCTCACCGAGGGCTTCGGGAAGCTCGCGCCCGCTTTGGAGAGTTGGAACCCCCATGACCACCAGTGA
- a CDS encoding cold-shock protein, with product MPTGKVKWFNSEKGFGFLSRDDGGDVFVHSSVLPAGVDSLKPGQRVEFGVVAGQRGDQALSVIVLDPTPSVAAAQRKKPDELASIVQDLTTLLENITPMLEKGRYPEKASGKKIAGLLRAVADQLDV from the coding sequence GTGCCTACCGGCAAGGTCAAGTGGTTCAACAGCGAGAAGGGCTTCGGCTTTCTCTCCCGCGACGACGGCGGTGACGTCTTCGTCCATTCCTCGGTTCTCCCCGCCGGAGTCGACTCCCTCAAGCCGGGACAGCGCGTGGAGTTCGGGGTCGTCGCCGGTCAGCGCGGCGACCAGGCGCTGTCGGTGATCGTGCTCGACCCGACGCCGTCGGTCGCCGCCGCCCAGCGCAAGAAGCCGGACGAGCTGGCGTCGATCGTGCAGGATTTGACGACCCTTCTCGAGAACATCACGCCGATGCTGGAGAAGGGCCGTTACCCGGAGAAGGCTTCCGGCAAGAAGATCGCGGGTCTGCTCCGCGCGGTCGCCGACCAACTGGACGTCTGA
- a CDS encoding helicase-associated domain-containing protein, whose protein sequence is MSPEAHSAPRSLAEALRARDDSSLAALLRSRPDLVTPVPGDLTQLATRAGTRASVLRALERMDRFALQTAEALAVAPDPASYATLLGLMAGDAGDPAVAGALPRALGTLREQALVWGGDDRLRLVRTAREVLAPSPQHPSPTGLGPTVREATSGMSPGRIQEIVTTAGLPSTHDSVSAVTALTALFTHRKKLARLLGQAPEAAREVLARLVWGPPYGQVTAEPAAHLRWLLDRGLLLPTAPGTVVLPREVALHLRQGRAHRSPEPLPPAVVPAATHAPQVVDATAAGQAYTALATVEELLKDWDEGGPAVLRAGGLSVRDLKRTAVALDVSEPVAAFWVELAYAAGLIASDGEADERYAATPAYDEWLEQPPAERWVRLAQAWLAATRTPGLVGGRDAKDRTLSALGPGLDRSAAPEVRHRVLSLLAGLGPGAAPDAGSVLARLRWERPLRGAQRDGEEDLRSRLARWTLSETELLGLTGRGALSAHGRALLGAPAPGDSGTATTGAPGRGSPAGGEPGADAAGSRAGGVESDAAGTGAGTTGAGRPGTAAHSGDAPQSGATASGAAVSGHSASDGPGDKLPVHRHRVATDRLVPLSGPEQAVAGAAAARLLAPLLPEPLDHVLLQADLTAVAPGPLRRPLADMLGVLADVESKGGATVYRFTPASVRRALDAGRAAADLHAFLAEHSRTPVPQPLAYLIDDVARRHGHLRVGAASAYVRCDDDALLNEILVDKRAAALRLRRLAPTVLAAQTDPATLLEGLRAMGYAPAAESAEGDVLITRAHAHRTPPRTAPEPVPDGPPPPDATLLTAAIRAIRAGDLAATTPRKPVGEPLAGGELPRTSSAETLATMQAAVLTGDSLWIGYVNAEGAASQRVISPVRVEGGFVTAYDHTADEIRTYPLHRITGVAELADD, encoded by the coding sequence ATGAGCCCCGAGGCCCACTCAGCCCCTCGGTCCCTCGCGGAGGCACTCCGCGCACGGGACGACTCCTCTCTCGCCGCGCTGCTGCGCAGCCGCCCGGACCTCGTCACCCCCGTGCCCGGCGATCTCACCCAGCTCGCCACGCGTGCCGGCACCCGCGCCTCGGTGCTGCGCGCCCTGGAGCGGATGGACCGGTTCGCGCTGCAGACGGCCGAGGCACTGGCCGTGGCCCCGGACCCGGCGTCGTACGCCACCCTGCTCGGGCTGATGGCCGGGGACGCGGGCGATCCGGCCGTGGCCGGCGCGCTGCCGCGGGCCCTGGGCACCCTGCGCGAACAGGCGCTGGTGTGGGGCGGGGACGACCGGCTGCGGCTGGTGCGCACCGCCCGCGAGGTGCTGGCGCCCTCGCCGCAGCACCCGTCGCCGACCGGGCTCGGGCCGACCGTGCGGGAGGCCACCTCCGGCATGTCGCCGGGACGGATCCAGGAGATCGTGACGACGGCCGGGCTGCCGTCCACGCACGACTCGGTGTCCGCCGTGACCGCGCTGACCGCGCTGTTCACCCATCGCAAGAAGCTGGCCAGGCTGCTCGGCCAGGCCCCGGAGGCCGCCCGCGAGGTGCTGGCCCGGCTGGTGTGGGGGCCGCCGTACGGGCAGGTCACGGCGGAACCCGCGGCGCACTTGCGCTGGCTGCTGGACCGGGGCCTGCTGCTGCCCACCGCACCCGGCACGGTCGTGCTCCCGCGCGAGGTCGCGCTGCATCTGCGGCAGGGCCGCGCGCACCGGTCCCCCGAGCCGCTGCCGCCCGCCGTGGTGCCGGCCGCCACGCACGCCCCGCAGGTGGTGGACGCCACCGCGGCCGGACAGGCGTACACCGCGCTGGCCACCGTGGAAGAGCTGCTGAAGGACTGGGACGAGGGCGGCCCGGCCGTGCTGCGGGCGGGCGGGCTGAGCGTCCGTGACCTGAAGCGGACGGCCGTGGCCCTGGACGTCTCCGAACCGGTCGCCGCCTTCTGGGTGGAACTGGCGTACGCGGCCGGACTGATCGCCTCCGACGGCGAGGCCGACGAGCGGTACGCCGCCACCCCCGCCTACGACGAGTGGCTGGAGCAGCCGCCGGCCGAGCGCTGGGTCCGGCTCGCCCAGGCGTGGCTGGCCGCCACCCGGACGCCGGGGCTGGTCGGCGGCCGGGACGCCAAGGACCGGACGCTGTCGGCGCTCGGCCCGGGGCTCGACCGGTCCGCCGCGCCCGAGGTACGGCACCGGGTGCTGTCCCTGCTGGCCGGGCTGGGTCCGGGCGCGGCCCCGGACGCCGGGTCGGTGCTGGCCCGGCTGCGCTGGGAGCGCCCGCTGCGGGGCGCCCAGCGGGACGGCGAGGAGGACCTGCGGTCCCGGCTGGCCCGCTGGACGCTGTCGGAGACCGAACTGCTGGGCCTGACCGGCCGGGGCGCCCTGTCGGCCCACGGCCGCGCGCTGCTCGGGGCACCCGCGCCAGGAGACTCCGGCACGGCGACGACCGGGGCACCGGGGAGGGGCTCCCCGGCCGGTGGGGAGCCGGGAGCGGATGCGGCCGGGTCGCGGGCCGGGGGCGTGGAGAGCGACGCTGCCGGGACCGGGGCCGGTACGACCGGTGCCGGGCGGCCCGGCACCGCGGCGCACTCCGGTGACGCACCGCAGTCCGGCGCGACCGCGTCCGGTGCCGCCGTATCCGGTCACTCCGCCTCCGACGGCCCCGGGGACAAGCTCCCCGTGCACCGCCACCGCGTCGCCACCGACCGGCTCGTGCCGCTCTCCGGGCCCGAGCAGGCCGTCGCGGGAGCCGCCGCCGCGCGGCTGCTCGCGCCGCTGCTGCCCGAGCCCCTGGACCACGTACTGCTCCAGGCCGACCTGACGGCGGTCGCCCCCGGCCCGCTGCGGCGCCCGCTCGCGGACATGCTGGGCGTGCTCGCGGACGTGGAGTCCAAGGGCGGCGCGACCGTGTACCGGTTCACCCCGGCATCCGTCCGCCGGGCCCTGGACGCCGGCCGGGCCGCCGCCGACCTGCACGCCTTCCTCGCCGAGCACTCCCGCACCCCGGTCCCCCAGCCGCTCGCCTACCTCATCGACGACGTGGCCCGCAGGCACGGCCACCTGCGGGTCGGCGCGGCCTCGGCGTACGTCCGCTGCGACGACGACGCCCTGCTGAACGAGATCCTCGTCGACAAGCGCGCCGCCGCCCTGCGCCTGCGCCGCCTCGCGCCGACCGTGCTGGCGGCGCAGACCGACCCGGCGACGCTGCTGGAGGGGCTGCGCGCGATGGGGTACGCGCCCGCCGCCGAGTCCGCCGAGGGCGATGTGCTGATCACCCGGGCCCACGCCCACCGCACCCCGCCGCGCACCGCGCCCGAGCCGGTACCGGACGGTCCGCCGCCGCCCGACGCCACGCTGCTCACGGCGGCGATCCGCGCGATCCGGGCCGGTGACCTGGCCGCCACGACACCGCGCAAGCCCGTCGGCGAGCCGCTGGCGGGCGGCGAGCTGCCCCGCACCTCCTCGGCCGAGACCCTGGCCACCATGCAGGCCGCCGTCCTCACCGGCGACTCGCTGTGGATCGGCTACGTGAACGCCGAGGGCGCCGCCAGCCAGCGCGTCATCTCCCCGGTCCGCGTGGAAGGCGGCTTCGTCACGGCCTACGACCACACGGCGGACGAGATCCGCACCTACCCCCTGCACCGGATCACGGGCGTCGCGGAGCTGGCGGACGACTGA
- a CDS encoding 1,4-dihydroxy-6-naphthoate synthase: MTTSEQQRSLPIAYSPCPNDTFVFDALAHGRVPGAPALDVTFADIDRTNGMAERGELDVLKVSYAVLPYVLDEYALLPCGGALGRGCGPLVLAREAGADIGGRTVAVPSERSTAYLLFRLWAADTLPGGVGEIVVMPFHEIMPAVRDGKVDAGLVIHEARFTYRNYGLHKLADMGEHWERTTGLPIPLGAIIARRSLGADTLTRLAESIRTSVRMAWDDPEASRPYVMAHAQEMDPAVADQHIGLYVNEFTADLGEDGYAAVRGLLTRAAAEGLLPPLGPKALDFP; this comes from the coding sequence ATGACCACCAGTGAGCAGCAGCGGTCCCTGCCGATCGCGTACTCCCCCTGCCCGAACGACACCTTCGTCTTCGACGCCCTGGCCCACGGCCGGGTGCCCGGCGCGCCCGCGCTGGACGTGACGTTCGCCGACATCGACCGCACCAACGGCATGGCCGAGCGCGGTGAGCTGGACGTGCTGAAGGTGTCGTACGCCGTACTGCCGTACGTCCTCGACGAGTACGCGCTGCTGCCGTGCGGCGGCGCGCTGGGACGGGGCTGCGGGCCGCTGGTGCTGGCCCGCGAGGCGGGGGCCGACATCGGCGGCCGTACGGTCGCGGTGCCCAGCGAGAGGTCGACCGCCTATCTGCTGTTCCGGCTGTGGGCGGCGGACACCCTGCCCGGCGGGGTCGGCGAGATCGTGGTCATGCCGTTCCACGAGATCATGCCGGCCGTGCGGGACGGCAAGGTGGACGCCGGTCTGGTCATCCACGAGGCCCGGTTCACCTATCGGAACTACGGGCTGCACAAGCTCGCCGACATGGGCGAGCACTGGGAGCGGACCACCGGGCTGCCGATCCCGCTGGGCGCGATCATCGCGCGGCGCTCGCTGGGCGCGGACACGCTCACCCGGCTGGCCGAGTCCATCCGTACGTCCGTGCGCATGGCCTGGGACGACCCCGAGGCCTCCCGGCCGTACGTCATGGCGCACGCCCAGGAGATGGACCCGGCCGTCGCCGACCAGCACATCGGGCTGTACGTCAACGAGTTCACGGCCGACCTCGGCGAGGACGGCTACGCGGCGGTGCGCGGGCTGCTCACCCGCGCGGCGGCCGAGGGACTGCTGCCGCCCCTCGGACCGAAGGCCCTGGACTTCCCCTGA
- a CDS encoding DNA repair helicase XPB, with protein MNGPLIVQSDKTLLLEVDHERADDCRRAIAPFAELERAPEHIHTYRVTPLGLWNARAAGHDAEQVVDALVQYSRYPVPHALLVDIAETMDRYGRLTLSKHPAHGLVLTTTDRPVLEEVLKSKRVAPLVGTRIDPDTVAVHPSERGQIKQMLLKLGWPAEDLAGYVDGEAHPIELLEDGWALRPYQKQAVENFWHGGSGVVVLPCGAGKTLVGAGAMAQAKSTTLILVTNTVSARQWKHELVKRTSLTEEEIGEYSGTKKEIRPVTIATYQVLTTRRKGVYPHLELFDSRDWGLILYDEVHLLPAPVFKFTADLQARRRLGLTATLVREDGRESDVFSLIGPKRFDAPWKEIEAQGYIAPADCVEVRVNLTDSERLAYATAEAEEKYRFCATTATKRKVTEAIVRRFAGQQILVIGQYIDQLDELGEHLNAPVIKGETSNAQREKLFDAFRQGEISVLVVSKVANFSIDLPEATVAIQVSGTFGSRQEEAQRLGRVLRPKADGHQAHFYSVVARDTIDQDFAAHRQRFLAEQGYAYRIVDADEILAEGAA; from the coding sequence GTGAATGGTCCACTGATCGTCCAGTCCGACAAGACCCTGCTGCTGGAAGTCGACCACGAGCGGGCCGACGACTGCCGGCGGGCCATCGCGCCCTTCGCCGAGCTGGAGCGGGCGCCCGAGCACATCCACACCTACCGGGTCACCCCGCTCGGCCTGTGGAACGCGCGCGCCGCCGGGCACGACGCCGAGCAGGTCGTGGACGCCCTGGTGCAGTACAGCCGCTACCCGGTGCCGCACGCGCTGCTCGTCGACATCGCCGAGACGATGGACCGCTACGGCCGGCTCACCCTCAGCAAGCACCCCGCGCACGGACTCGTCCTGACCACCACCGACCGGCCGGTGCTGGAGGAGGTGCTGAAGTCCAAGCGGGTCGCCCCGCTGGTCGGCACCCGGATCGACCCGGACACGGTCGCCGTGCACCCCTCGGAGCGGGGCCAGATCAAGCAGATGCTGCTGAAGCTGGGCTGGCCGGCCGAGGACCTCGCCGGGTACGTGGACGGCGAGGCGCACCCGATCGAGCTGCTGGAGGACGGCTGGGCGCTGCGCCCCTACCAGAAGCAGGCCGTGGAGAACTTCTGGCACGGCGGCAGCGGCGTCGTCGTGCTGCCCTGCGGCGCCGGTAAGACACTGGTCGGCGCCGGCGCGATGGCGCAGGCGAAGTCGACCACGCTGATCCTCGTCACCAACACCGTCTCCGCCCGGCAGTGGAAGCACGAGCTGGTGAAGCGGACGTCGCTGACCGAGGAGGAGATCGGCGAGTACAGCGGCACCAAGAAGGAGATCCGGCCGGTCACCATCGCCACCTACCAGGTGCTGACGACCAGGCGGAAGGGCGTCTATCCGCACCTGGAGCTGTTCGACTCCCGGGACTGGGGGCTGATCCTCTACGACGAGGTGCATCTGCTGCCCGCGCCGGTCTTCAAGTTCACCGCCGACCTCCAGGCGCGCCGCCGGCTGGGGCTGACGGCCACCCTGGTGCGCGAGGACGGCCGGGAGTCGGACGTGTTCTCGCTCATCGGGCCCAAGCGGTTCGACGCGCCGTGGAAGGAGATCGAGGCGCAGGGCTACATCGCCCCCGCCGACTGTGTCGAGGTCCGGGTGAACCTGACGGACTCCGAGCGGCTGGCGTACGCGACGGCCGAGGCGGAGGAGAAGTACCGCTTCTGCGCGACCACCGCGACCAAGCGGAAGGTCACCGAGGCGATCGTCCGCCGGTTCGCGGGCCAGCAGATCCTGGTCATCGGCCAGTACATCGACCAGCTGGACGAGCTGGGTGAGCATCTGAACGCTCCTGTCATCAAGGGGGAGACCTCCAACGCCCAGCGGGAGAAGCTCTTCGACGCCTTCCGTCAGGGCGAGATCAGCGTGCTGGTGGTGTCGAAGGTCGCGAACTTCTCCATCGACCTGCCGGAGGCCACGGTCGCCATCCAGGTGTCCGGGACCTTCGGCTCCCGGCAGGAGGAGGCCCAGCGGCTCGGCCGGGTGCTGCGTCCCAAGGCCGACGGCCACCAGGCGCACTTCTACTCGGTGGTCGCCCGCGACACCATCGACCAGGACTTCGCCGCGCACCGGCAGCGGTTCCTGGCAGAGCAGGGCTACGCCTACCGGATCGTGGACGCCGACGAGATCCTGGCGGAGGGCGCGGCCTGA